A single window of Undibacterium sp. 5I1 DNA harbors:
- a CDS encoding LysR substrate-binding domain-containing protein, whose protein sequence is MRKKIPSLNALMIFEAAARLQSFTRTADELALTQGAVCKQIAGLESWLGVPLFARIKQRVVLTPAGQEYAGRIRLHLGRIERDTLELMASQEGSGVLELAVVPTFATQWLIPRLAQFHALRPDITINLSTRTDAFIFSESHFHAAIHSGQAPWPGTIGDFLIGEDDTTPVCSPALLAKYQTTDATKANENIIGITDISKMPLLHLTSRLDDWRRWFDLHDCRNDVSAVKGARYELFTMLISAAAAGLGVALIPRFMVQAELDAGTLSIPLQLSLPRSAAYYLVYPEQNASLGPLLAFKNWLLDSAKQAG, encoded by the coding sequence ATGAGAAAAAAAATCCCTAGCTTAAATGCGCTCATGATCTTTGAGGCTGCAGCACGCCTGCAAAGTTTTACCCGTACCGCGGATGAACTGGCGCTGACCCAAGGCGCGGTCTGCAAACAAATTGCGGGGTTAGAGAGCTGGTTGGGTGTACCGCTATTTGCCCGCATCAAACAACGCGTCGTATTAACGCCTGCCGGGCAAGAGTATGCCGGACGTATACGTCTGCATCTGGGCCGAATAGAGCGCGACACCCTGGAGTTAATGGCGAGCCAGGAGGGTTCCGGCGTGCTGGAATTGGCAGTCGTACCGACTTTTGCGACCCAATGGCTGATCCCGCGTCTGGCACAATTCCACGCACTGCGCCCCGACATTACGATTAATCTCAGTACCAGAACCGATGCGTTTATTTTTTCTGAATCGCATTTCCATGCGGCGATTCATTCAGGACAAGCGCCTTGGCCCGGCACCATTGGGGATTTTTTAATCGGTGAAGATGACACGACACCAGTTTGCAGCCCTGCCTTATTGGCAAAATATCAAACTACGGATGCGACCAAAGCCAACGAGAACATCATAGGCATCACAGATATCAGCAAAATGCCTTTGCTGCACCTGACCAGCCGTTTAGACGATTGGCGACGCTGGTTTGATTTACATGATTGCCGCAATGATGTATCCGCTGTCAAAGGTGCTCGCTATGAATTGTTCACCATGCTGATCAGTGCCGCCGCCGCCGGTTTAGGTGTGGCGCTGATTCCGCGTTTTATGGTGCAGGCAGAATTGGATGCTGGCACGCTAAGCATTCCACTGCAATTAAGCCTACCCCGCTCGGCCGCCTATTATCTGGTGTATCCGGAACAAAACGCGAGTCTGGGACCTTTGCTGGCGTTTAAGAACTGGTTGTTAGATAGTGCCAAACAGGCGGGTTAA